Genomic window (Drosophila sulfurigaster albostrigata strain 15112-1811.04 chromosome 2R, ASM2355843v2, whole genome shotgun sequence):
tttataatttatcagAATAGATAAAAATTTcccaattgctgctgttgagaattaaatttaaactatttCTTTTGAAAGGGTACCTGCTAGTTGATTTCCCACAATAAATCTCCTTTTTTCGATGATTGTTCAAATTgcctaaataaatacatacaaacaaacatatgACAAGCATCTAAAATGCATACCTTTTGTTTAACATATGAGagtgaacaacaacagttgactatttaaaacaattaaatcatttgaatttaatcacctatcaaattgattttattcataCATAAAACTTCATTCAACAGGCAAATTTCAAggttttttagttttgcatatttgtggaaaatatttttgctgttaGGTTGAGTTTTGTTTAGGACTGTGTTCCCAAGGGTTTAGTGGATGACAGGATAGCAATTAGGCCCATAATTagattgtaattgaatttgtacCAAGCTTAAAtcgtgtggcagccacaacaatttaattaaactctcgttttctctctctccctccctctctctctctctcgctgcaAACCTCTTTAGTGTTACACAATATTTTATGCGACACAGTCAATACAATACAATGAAATTGCCTCGAAATTTGCATTGATTGATGCCATTTTGTGATTTATCGAACCTGAGACATCTCCAGCTAAACAAGAGACTATAGTTCAATTACTCGCACTCTCCCCCTCACCATTTACCTTCTGTATGTGCGAGTATGTGATTGCGattgtgtgtgagcgtgtgttgTTAGGAAGTGGGAATGTCAAATGTCATCTATATGCTACACATGCTGACAatgaacatttatttaacttggtttcattttcattttgtatttctttgtatgtgtatgcagaACCGCAATGATTGATGCGGACATGTTATCATCAAACTGTGACTCTCCTGAGATGGAACTCTGCCGAGGGAAGTGTGTAGAGAGCTGGGGAAATGAATGCACACAGATGTGTGTATGCGTTCATGTATACTGTCTAGCATATGTATTGTCCGTATGTACGCGTTTGTTCTTTTGGTCAAAAACTcgatttaaattgtatttatttccattGTTTAGCGCCAGTCAAGCGCAGCTGTCTCCTGTGTTTGGAGCCTGTCAGGAGCTCATTTATCTGGATTCGCAACTCGAGGGTAACTATTAGTCAAATGCGACtaaacatttatttggtagcatgTTCGAATATCTGaaaacattcaaaatgatTTGATCTCATTAAATTAGATATTAAGTCaagcgaaaacaaaaccaCTTACGTATATATGGACATTTACACAACAAGGTTCACCTAGAGAAAAACAAGCTacagattgccagccaaagcaactaagacccctagtactCGCAGTAAGTAgtagtaaatattgtatataccaaaattcgcaactctagctttaaaattacgcttgttattcgatttttttgatttgcgatGGCGGAAGTGGgagtggcaaaaatttgaaataaacttgatctgcgtgcaaaggggctgtccatatattacgtaatcacTTAGGGGGTGGGAGGGAATCAAGGAAATGATTATGTTTGATTACATGGGGAGGGAGGGGTCTTGGacaatgattacgtaatcattttataaaaattttgttgttaaatgtatttattcaaaaattagtTTAGCGCCAATTACTCTGTCGATAGATACTGAATGcaatatttcttataaatgttcatattttctttttttgtgattacgtaatcattgtTAGGGGAGGGTGTTCATCAATTGATTACTTTTGATTACCAGGGGGGGGGTCAAAAATCGCAGACAACgtgattacgtaatatatggacagccccaaacataaaaaattctgtcgaaaaaaaattatagctctatctcttatagtctcttgagatccagtgtttcatacggacggacagtcacacagacggacagacggacatggctagatcgacccggctgttgatgctgatcaagaatatgtgtactttataaggtcggagatgcctccttctacttgttacatacatttcctgccggcacaaagttataatacccttctaccctatgggtagcgggtataaaaacaaataaatatgtcatGAAACGACATTTTATTAGATTACACTACTATTTTTAACAGATAACCATGTGTATTTATGAATGTATAATCTGAATTGTATACTTACAATATTATATGTGCAAATGATATGTtatgaaaaagaaacaaatactGAAACGCTTTATCTACTTAGTAAATGGTTTGTCCTCGCTGGTATCCTCATTTTCGTTGTCATCGGAGTCAAAGGCGTTTTCTGGTATTTCGTAAATGCGTATCATCGGCTTGTTTGGGTCCTTCATGATCAGAAACTTGCCATCCGGCTGTTTCATCACAATATCGATAAGGCAACGTAGCACACCCCAAGCATTGTCCATATTTAGGTTGATTTGTGTGGCAAACTCTAGAGGCTTGAATTGTTGCATGCCCAGTATAACGTGGCGCAAATGGTCTTTgccttaaataaaaaagagctTTAAAAAGCTTAAAATCCCTTTGAGGGATACTCACGGTTGACTCGCGAAACATATCCAAGTTTAAGTTGATCTGAACCAGCGAGCACCGCTTCCACAGTCCACTTGGCCAGCTTACACGCATTGTTGCGCAATTCAGAGGCAAGAACCGCGCCACGTTGACTGTCCAATTTTTGGCGCCACTCGACGGTGTTTGCCACCTTTGAGTCCCACTCGTTGAGCGCCTTGATGGAAAGAAACTGCAGTTCCCCGCCAGGAGTCTTCATCACGCCATTATGCTTGCAACGCACAATGACAACCACATCGTCGCCCAGTTTCCACTGCTTATAGCGATAAGCAACGGAGGCGAGCTCAACGCCAGGTGCTTCGAAAGGATTTGGTTCTTCGAACTTGTGCTTGGGCTCCTGATCGCCAAGCTTGAGCACCTGCTGACTAAAATTGTGATTAATCAATGTTGCCTCCAAGGACAAACTCTGCGGCGAATTAATAAATCCATCTTCATCTTGCGGTGGCTCAAGCGATGTCTCATTCACGGTCAACAAATCGAATTGGGCATTGTCACGCTTATCAAGAAAAATCTTCGAGCCCAACTTCTCAATAACAATATCCCAGGAGTAAACGGAACGAGTGCAGCACATGATGGAGGCTATTATATCGTCTGTGGCAAACACAGTGCCCATTGTCTTTGACAGACGACGGATGATGGGATCATCTATAGTGCCCGGCACAGTGATGATGCGATCGATCTTCTGCAGAGGTCGCTCCTTCTTCACATTAATGCGATCGCACTGCTTATCATAGTACTCCAAGCTGCCGCAAGTGGCCACATCGATACCCTCCTTAATGTGCGGCAGCGACAACTTCAACAGCCTAGGGAAATCAATCTCCTCCACAGATACCCAGTCGGAACGAACCATAACGGAGCTCTCTCGCAGACGCACTGGCGCATTTCGGATAAAGCGGCGACCCATATGACCACGACGCATGTCCCGCCCCTTGCTATACTTATTGCCAGCCCCAAGTCCAGCGCCACCAAGGCCAACACCACCGGCTCCTCCGCCACCAACTGTGTTGCCACGAGCGTTGCGTCCATGACCACGCAAATTGTTGCGTTGATTGGGACGATAGCGATTGCGTTGATAGGGTTTCAAGTCTCGCAAATTGTTGCCATCCACCAAGTGGAAGGTGGCGTCGTCATCCTCATGAAAATACGCATACTGACTGTTGTTGCCAAATGTAGAGGCATACTTGCTAGAATATTTCTTGTCCTGCACCGGGACCATCCAATCACTGATCTTGCCCAGGCGATCGCTCTTGCAAAATGGCTGATAAGGCACCTCTAGCTCGGGCACTTCACATGGTCCCCAACCATTCTGATTGTATTCTATATAGGGTTGAATAAACGGAGCGTACTGAGCCATTATCGCAGCAAAATTCAATGATACTATATCGAGCTTATTATACtacaattgtaattttttagaATCTATGTACATAAATTCTAGATTATTTTCTGATAAAAACTAGGAAGCAAAAACATTACTTTTGATTTACAGTACAGTACAATATAGTGGCAGTGGCTCAAAAATGCACAGCTTACTTAAATAGCTAAACATTACTTGAttctttcatatttaaaaCCTATTGGAATAAGCTATAAACTGAATAAAGCATAATTGTAAACTGCAACTGACATGAAGATATGCAATGCATATTATGCATATTGTCAAAATGCCGATGACATATCGGTATACTGATCACACGTATGGGATATCGATGGCGTAAGAGCGGAGTAGCGTTGaaccatgatacaattatagatAATTGTATATGAACAAGAAGTGGAGAAATATTACTCTTTTTTGTAGTCCTTCGTGTAGTACTATCTGGTATAGAGtcctttttttaattgatgaCGATTTTACACAGAACAGTGGAGACGCCAGCTATTGATGGCACTATCGATAGCGCCCAACCATCGATAGTGTCGATAGAGCCATCGATTGTTCTCCACCTCTAGTAAAAAACAATCTAGGGAACTCACTTGCATGGAAcactaaaatgtataattgaatctataaatgttttattttgttacgGACTGTTTGTCCTCCCAGGGGCCGAGCAGGTGGAGTTCCATCCCTGTCCCGCAGTCAGCACGATCGATAACTCCACCGAGACAAACATCTG
Coding sequences:
- the LOC133837545 gene encoding eukaryotic translation initiation factor 3 subunit D-2 — translated: MAQYAPFIQPYIEYNQNGWGPCEVPELEVPYQPFCKSDRLGKISDWMVPVQDKKYSSKYASTFGNNSQYAYFHEDDDATFHLVDGNNLRDLKPYQRNRYRPNQRNNLRGHGRNARGNTVGGGGAGGVGLGGAGLGAGNKYSKGRDMRRGHMGRRFIRNAPVRLRESSVMVRSDWVSVEEIDFPRLLKLSLPHIKEGIDVATCGSLEYYDKQCDRINVKKERPLQKIDRIITVPGTIDDPIIRRLSKTMGTVFATDDIIASIMCCTRSVYSWDIVIEKLGSKIFLDKRDNAQFDLLTVNETSLEPPQDEDGFINSPQSLSLEATLINHNFSQQVLKLGDQEPKHKFEEPNPFEAPGVELASVAYRYKQWKLGDDVVVIVRCKHNGVMKTPGGELQFLSIKALNEWDSKVANTVEWRQKLDSQRGAVLASELRNNACKLAKWTVEAVLAGSDQLKLGYVSRVNRKDHLRHVILGMQQFKPLEFATQINLNMDNAWGVLRCLIDIVMKQPDGKFLIMKDPNKPMIRIYEIPENAFDSDDNENEDTSEDKPFTK